The following coding sequences lie in one Mesorhizobium sp. DCY119 genomic window:
- a CDS encoding TetR/AcrR family transcriptional regulator, whose protein sequence is MTATAETATDPKRARILDGALKMFLAYGFSRTTMDDIARAAEVSRPALYLLFRNKTDIYRALASILLEGSCAKAKVALATGKPLGERMWLAIDTAIISVMAEISESPHGAEILDMKGSLAGDVVEAWRSTLVGHFAAAIESEAKTTGADLAVRGLSPMMLADMLFDGLEGMKMRITGAEEQRKAVRGLVRVIELSIQA, encoded by the coding sequence GTGACCGCAACCGCAGAAACAGCCACCGACCCGAAACGCGCCCGCATCCTCGACGGGGCGTTGAAGATGTTTCTCGCCTACGGTTTCTCGCGCACGACCATGGACGACATCGCTCGGGCAGCCGAGGTTTCACGCCCGGCGCTCTATCTCCTGTTCAGGAACAAGACCGACATTTATCGCGCGCTGGCGTCGATCCTGCTTGAAGGCTCATGCGCGAAGGCGAAGGTTGCGCTTGCCACCGGCAAGCCGCTCGGTGAGCGCATGTGGCTTGCGATCGACACGGCGATCATCTCGGTCATGGCTGAGATTTCGGAATCGCCGCATGGCGCGGAAATCCTCGACATGAAGGGCAGTCTTGCCGGCGATGTCGTCGAGGCGTGGCGTTCGACGCTGGTCGGTCATTTCGCCGCTGCAATCGAGAGCGAAGCCAAGACTACCGGTGCCGATCTGGCGGTTCGCGGCCTGTCGCCGATGATGCTCGCCGACATGCTGTTCGATGGTCTCGAAGGCATGAAGATGAGGATCACCGGCGCAGAGGAGCAGCGCAAGGCGGTGCGGGGATTGGTCCGGGTTATCGAACTTTCAATTCAGGCGTGA
- a CDS encoding xanthine dehydrogenase family protein molybdopterin-binding subunit → MASVGKIARRTFLIGAAAIAGGVAIGYYYYRKPYPNPLEGELAEGEATFNPYVKVASDNTITVIAPRAEMGQGVSTSLAALVAEELDVGLDRIKVEHGPAAYAYYNSEMLADGGPFAFYNDGLVAETARGAMGALGKVLGFQGTGGSSSTRDGFDKMRQAGAATRHMLIEAAAKNLGVPASELETADATITHKASGKSLTYGEVAVAAAQIEPPATLKLREKTAWKLLGKPQMRTDMLAKVTGAPIFGVDVTLPDMLHGTVKMSPRFWSKPVKSDLSKAEKMPGVIRIVPLETTYGHGFGVIAENTWAAFKAAEAIEVEWAGAEYPIDSAAISKALTDALATQGSALRDDGNVDTAFADAPREKIVEADYAVPYLAHACMEPMNATARLKDGVLDIWSPNQMPTITRQLCAGAAGVEQDKVNVHTTFLGGGFGRRGEMDFSIYATLLAKEAGGRPVKIIWTREEDTRHDVYRPAAAGKFQARLGDDGLPVAIDMKIASPSIIASVLRRTFPSLSPVGPDKTIAEGSFDQPYVVPNYRVAAIPAQVSVPVGFWRSVGNSYNGFFHEAFMDEIATAGKTDPVELRRKLMTAHPTALKVVEKVAEMAKWGETLPAGKAKGFAFTLSFGSWVGEVVQVADTPAGIRIEKVWIAADVGTAIDPGIIEAQLVSGAIYGLSAAMGQEITFADGMVEQSNFHDFDAMRIFQCPTFEVAILENARKMGGVGEVATPPAIPALANAVFALTGKRIRSLPLSKEVSFA, encoded by the coding sequence ATGGCCAGCGTTGGCAAGATCGCCCGCCGCACATTCCTGATTGGTGCAGCCGCAATCGCCGGCGGCGTCGCCATCGGCTATTACTATTATCGCAAGCCCTACCCCAACCCGCTCGAAGGCGAGCTTGCCGAGGGCGAGGCGACGTTCAATCCCTATGTGAAGGTCGCCTCCGACAATACCATCACCGTCATCGCGCCGCGCGCCGAGATGGGCCAGGGCGTTTCGACCTCGCTTGCCGCTTTGGTCGCCGAGGAACTCGATGTCGGCCTCGACAGGATCAAGGTCGAGCACGGGCCGGCGGCCTACGCTTACTACAATTCCGAAATGCTGGCCGACGGCGGCCCCTTCGCCTTCTACAATGACGGCCTCGTCGCCGAAACGGCGCGCGGTGCGATGGGCGCTCTCGGCAAGGTCCTCGGTTTCCAGGGCACCGGCGGTTCGTCATCGACCCGCGACGGTTTCGACAAGATGCGCCAGGCCGGCGCAGCAACCCGCCATATGCTGATCGAAGCGGCGGCAAAGAACCTTGGCGTACCGGCTTCCGAACTGGAAACGGCCGACGCCACCATCACCCACAAGGCGTCGGGCAAGAGCCTGACCTATGGCGAAGTTGCAGTTGCAGCCGCGCAGATCGAACCGCCCGCAACGCTGAAGCTCAGGGAAAAGACCGCGTGGAAGCTGCTCGGCAAGCCGCAGATGCGCACGGACATGCTGGCCAAGGTCACCGGCGCGCCGATCTTCGGCGTCGATGTGACCTTGCCCGACATGCTGCACGGTACAGTGAAGATGAGCCCGCGCTTCTGGTCGAAGCCGGTTAAGTCCGACCTCTCCAAGGCCGAGAAGATGCCCGGCGTGATCAGGATCGTGCCGCTCGAAACGACCTACGGCCACGGCTTCGGCGTGATCGCCGAAAACACCTGGGCGGCGTTCAAGGCGGCTGAAGCCATCGAGGTCGAATGGGCCGGCGCCGAATATCCAATAGATAGCGCAGCGATCTCCAAGGCGTTGACCGACGCGCTTGCCACGCAAGGCTCGGCGCTGCGCGACGACGGCAATGTCGACACCGCCTTCGCCGACGCGCCACGCGAAAAGATCGTCGAAGCCGATTATGCCGTGCCTTATCTGGCCCATGCCTGCATGGAGCCGATGAACGCCACGGCACGGCTGAAGGACGGCGTGCTCGACATCTGGTCGCCCAACCAGATGCCGACCATAACCCGCCAGCTTTGCGCCGGTGCTGCGGGCGTCGAGCAGGACAAGGTCAATGTCCACACGACATTCCTCGGTGGCGGCTTCGGCCGGCGCGGCGAGATGGATTTTTCCATCTATGCCACCCTTCTGGCAAAGGAGGCAGGGGGGCGTCCGGTGAAGATCATCTGGACACGCGAGGAAGACACCCGCCACGACGTCTACCGCCCCGCAGCAGCCGGAAAATTCCAGGCGCGGCTCGGTGACGACGGCCTGCCGGTGGCGATCGACATGAAGATCGCCTCCCCTTCCATCATCGCCAGCGTGCTGCGGCGCACGTTTCCCTCGCTGTCGCCGGTCGGGCCGGACAAGACCATTGCCGAAGGCTCTTTCGATCAGCCCTATGTCGTGCCGAACTACCGCGTCGCTGCGATCCCCGCGCAGGTTTCGGTGCCCGTCGGCTTCTGGCGTTCGGTCGGCAATTCCTACAACGGCTTCTTTCACGAAGCCTTCATGGACGAGATCGCGACCGCCGGCAAAACCGACCCCGTCGAGCTGCGCCGGAAGTTGATGACGGCACACCCGACCGCGCTGAAGGTCGTCGAGAAAGTCGCCGAGATGGCGAAATGGGGCGAGACGCTGCCGGCCGGCAAGGCCAAGGGTTTTGCCTTCACGCTGAGCTTCGGCAGCTGGGTCGGCGAGGTTGTGCAGGTCGCCGACACGCCGGCCGGCATCCGCATCGAAAAGGTCTGGATCGCCGCCGATGTCGGCACGGCGATCGACCCCGGCATCATCGAGGCTCAGCTGGTTTCCGGCGCAATCTATGGCCTGTCGGCGGCGATGGGACAGGAGATCACCTTCGCCGATGGCATGGTCGAGCAGTCGAACTTCCACGATTTCGACGCCATGCGCATCTTCCAGTGCCCGACCTTCGAAGTCGCCATTCTGGAAAACGCCAGGAAGATGGGCGGCGTCGGTGAAGTCGCCACGCCGCCGGCGATCCCCGCACTCGCCAACGCCGTCTTCGCGCTGACAGGCAAGCGCATACGCAGCCTTCCGCTGTCGAAGGAAGTGAGTTTCGCATGA
- a CDS encoding patatin-like phospholipase family protein, with protein sequence MTTNGKAEDNKPINVALQGGGSHGAFSWGVLDRLLEDGRLDIAAVSGTSAGAMNAVALADGWVRDGADGARQKLHDLWRAIALKGRFSPVRRAPWDVLWGNWSIENTPGYIWYDMMSRSLSPYLANPLNVNPLRDVVEAEIDFDNVRSRKAIKLFISATNVETGQLRVFDHNEITLDVVMASACLPQIFQAVEIEGKPYWDGGYGGNPAIFPFFDQAATEDVLLVQINPVVREETPKTANEIQNRIDEITFNAALLREFRAIAFIKEMIASGRLPHGEYRDIRMHRIDADEAFKNLSASSKINAEWAFLEYLRDLGRNAAGDWLEENFDAIGKRGTLDLTDEFEGRFGPLRQRDPGKRVREFLATRKKPAGARSHA encoded by the coding sequence ATGACCACCAACGGCAAGGCGGAGGATAACAAACCGATCAATGTCGCCCTTCAGGGCGGCGGATCGCACGGCGCCTTTTCCTGGGGCGTGCTCGACCGCCTGCTGGAAGACGGCCGGCTTGATATCGCGGCGGTGTCCGGCACCAGCGCCGGCGCCATGAATGCCGTAGCCCTGGCCGACGGCTGGGTGCGCGACGGCGCCGACGGTGCGCGCCAGAAGCTTCACGATCTGTGGCGCGCGATCGCGCTCAAAGGCCGTTTCAGCCCGGTGCGGCGCGCACCCTGGGACGTGTTGTGGGGCAACTGGTCGATCGAGAACACGCCGGGCTACATCTGGTACGACATGATGTCCCGCTCGCTGTCGCCCTATCTCGCCAATCCGCTCAACGTCAATCCGCTGCGCGACGTGGTCGAGGCCGAGATCGACTTCGACAATGTCCGCTCCCGCAAGGCGATCAAGCTGTTCATCTCGGCGACCAATGTCGAGACCGGCCAGCTGCGCGTCTTCGATCACAACGAGATCACCCTCGACGTGGTCATGGCCTCGGCCTGCCTGCCGCAGATTTTCCAGGCGGTGGAGATCGAGGGAAAGCCCTATTGGGATGGCGGCTACGGCGGCAACCCGGCGATCTTTCCGTTCTTCGATCAGGCCGCGACCGAAGACGTTCTGCTCGTGCAGATAAACCCGGTGGTGCGCGAGGAAACGCCAAAGACCGCCAATGAGATCCAGAACCGCATCGATGAGATCACCTTCAACGCCGCCCTGCTGCGCGAATTCCGCGCCATCGCCTTCATCAAGGAGATGATCGCCTCGGGCCGGCTGCCGCATGGCGAGTATCGCGACATCCGCATGCATCGCATCGACGCCGACGAAGCCTTCAAGAACCTTTCGGCATCATCCAAGATCAATGCCGAATGGGCCTTCCTCGAATATCTGCGCGATCTCGGCCGCAATGCCGCCGGCGACTGGCTGGAAGAGAATTTCGATGCTATCGGCAAGCGTGGCACGCTGGACCTGACGGACGAATTCGAAGGCCGCTTCGGCCCGCTGCGCCAGCGCGATCCCGGCAAGCGCGTCCGCGAATTCCTGGCGACCCGCAAGAAGCCTGCCGGTGCTCGCTCTCACGCCTGA
- a CDS encoding (2Fe-2S)-binding protein: MRLIVDGKPIDIEADPEMPLLWALRDLAGKTGPKFGCGIAACGACTVHMDGTPVRSCILPLREVQGEITTIEGISTDGKLHPVQQAWLEEQVAQCGYCQAGQIMSAVALLDEIESPSDEDIDNAMGGNLCRCGTYPRIRAAIKKAAALKTAGI, translated from the coding sequence ATGCGCCTCATCGTCGACGGAAAGCCAATCGACATCGAAGCCGATCCGGAGATGCCCCTGCTCTGGGCGCTGCGCGACCTCGCCGGCAAGACCGGGCCGAAATTCGGCTGCGGCATCGCCGCCTGCGGTGCCTGCACCGTGCATATGGATGGCACGCCGGTGCGCTCCTGCATCCTGCCGCTCAGAGAGGTGCAGGGCGAAATCACCACCATCGAAGGCATCTCCACCGACGGCAAGCTGCATCCGGTGCAGCAGGCATGGCTGGAAGAGCAGGTCGCCCAATGCGGCTACTGCCAGGCCGGCCAGATCATGAGCGCGGTGGCGCTGCTCGACGAGATCGAGAGCCCGAGCGACGAGGACATCGACAACGCCATGGGCGGCAATCTCTGCCGCTGCGGCACCTATCCGCGCATCCGCGCCGCAATCAAGAAAGCGGCAGCACTCAAGACGGCGGGGATCTGA